One window of the Pseudomonas lurida genome contains the following:
- a CDS encoding OprD family porin: MLSTQPQAPSPVRFSRLTQTALASAATLAGFSPLSQAAFFEDSSATLETRNMYFNRDFRDGTSAQQSKRDEWAQGFMLNLQSGYTDGTVGFGVDALGMLGVKLDSSPDRTGTGLLPTHDDGRAADEYSKLGLTGKVKISATELKIGSLIPELPILKPNDGRILPQTFNGGLITSKEFKNLVFTGGRLDKAKDRDDSNYEDIALNNKNSRFLSGATGKHFNFGGVDYKFADKITGSYHFAQLDDVYRQHFLGLVASRPMGPGTFGTDLRLAISDDTGSARGGKIDNTSLNGLFSYALNGHKLSAGYQHMSGDSAFPYVDGSDPYLVNFVQINDFAGAEERSWQARYDFDFAKLGIPGLSFMSRYLSGDNIKLKNGETGTEWERNSEIKYVVQSGTFKDVAVRLRNATYRSNYSARDADEMRLLVSYSVALW; encoded by the coding sequence ATGCTGTCGACACAGCCCCAGGCCCCCTCGCCTGTTCGTTTTTCTCGCCTGACCCAGACCGCCCTTGCCAGTGCTGCTACCCTTGCCGGCTTTTCGCCGCTTAGCCAGGCTGCCTTCTTCGAAGACAGTAGCGCGACCCTGGAAACCCGCAACATGTATTTCAACCGCGACTTCCGCGACGGCACCAGCGCCCAGCAATCCAAGCGCGACGAATGGGCCCAGGGCTTCATGCTCAACCTGCAATCGGGCTACACCGACGGCACCGTTGGCTTCGGCGTGGATGCACTGGGCATGCTTGGGGTCAAGCTCGACTCCAGCCCTGACCGCACTGGCACCGGCCTGCTGCCCACCCACGACGATGGCCGCGCCGCCGACGAGTACTCCAAGCTGGGCCTGACCGGCAAAGTGAAGATTTCGGCCACCGAGCTGAAAATCGGCTCGCTGATCCCCGAACTGCCGATCCTCAAGCCCAACGACGGCCGCATCCTGCCGCAGACCTTCAACGGCGGCCTGATCACCTCCAAGGAGTTCAAGAACCTGGTGTTCACCGGCGGACGCCTGGACAAAGCCAAGGACCGTGACGACAGCAACTACGAAGACATCGCCCTCAACAACAAGAACAGTCGCTTCCTCAGCGGCGCCACCGGCAAGCACTTCAACTTCGGCGGCGTCGACTACAAATTCGCCGACAAAATCACCGGCAGCTACCACTTCGCCCAACTCGACGACGTGTACCGCCAGCACTTCCTCGGCCTGGTGGCTTCACGCCCGATGGGCCCCGGCACGTTCGGCACCGACCTGCGCCTGGCCATCAGCGATGACACAGGCAGTGCCCGTGGCGGCAAGATCGACAATACCTCCCTCAACGGCCTGTTCAGCTATGCGCTCAATGGCCATAAGCTCAGCGCCGGTTACCAGCACATGTCCGGCGACAGCGCGTTCCCGTATGTGGATGGCAGCGACCCGTACCTGGTCAACTTCGTGCAGATCAACGACTTCGCCGGCGCCGAAGAGCGCTCCTGGCAGGCGCGCTACGACTTCGACTTCGCCAAGCTGGGGATTCCCGGCCTGAGTTTCATGAGCCGTTACCTCTCAGGTGACAACATCAAGCTCAAGAACGGCGAGACCGGCACGGAGTGGGAACGCAACAGCGAGATCAAGTACGTGGTGCAAAGCGGCACGTTCAAGGACGTGGCCGTGCGCCTGCGTAACGCCACCTACCGCTCCAACTATTCAGCCCGTGATGCGGATGAAATGCGCCTGCTGGTCAGCTACAGCGTCGCGCTTTGGTAG
- a CDS encoding YncE family protein translates to MSLDSHLTDPQPNQLPMVMPLQPHDHYKDLQDIDLSEPQRLLPQYFMPAQATHAVKTAQDFVNVPFAELPLYIPGMTQNVEGFDGGINNAALAVHLDNGLLCNLLPYLNMAALDFVELFCVDTITPVATYSITEEDANTGRIIPLYIPRTRLTDGPVSPVFMRVTSIGGNTNETARFRLKVDTVRPGGRNPVASTLQNENLPKPLFPQEIIDFGVSEADAQRGVTVTFKFYPVDDTQAPSTYRAARDRIRLSVGGVFAPIQPLTVDQASGRDDISVVLYYGFWQQVGSGSRVCEYEIIDEVGNASDGWSPAQLLNVQINDGTEPLLPAAFILEAPSGSLDHDALNGAPANFFINTPSPDFIAGDIVRVTVNGRAADGSALITTYDSSALVGASFVIIPGPNADLRKLIGGRLQLSYERIRRDVPNRGSLGTIVEVIGTPIETGLQRPIIIDANNGVLDPQLLFVNVGVPVYEGRQAFDLVTLILDGTYANGDRYYREFDKAAGTGVILFKLNNGPNGEIAKLEGGTLRFLYKVTNEIGTRTSLDETVNVGHAVASLPEPLVEEAPPPQYQFDPAVSTGDTQVVVKSHSDFKAGDTVVLYCEGTAAGGTQPPIRFPILGFWVDRDLPFTLERRYITPNINQSMRIYYTRERDHALTRFSQTVTMGVGSRLVLQAPTVVEATVIGADIASINPLNVLPPQPPVVTIRVVTDHLPPSADIKLFIVGKPGVGTPDIAAKPARPEPGTNYVSFTVQNNFVGAYLGEACKVFYNLVEIGKSTKSDELTLQVEALPAHAFDLVSIPEAKDGVIDTTVTNTVRIDKWPFFRAGLAVWIDLDSDVDFKLRPGDAVTAAEVSAGRTLDQIPAEYLEQLNDDDEVSVKAWVSLDGSSSLETATYFGERSYRVRKSPGGIVREIVTGSFPTKIVIHKDGSRACVLNSGDRTIAVIDLSTYGVRTVDYGATPSGLALHPTDSRLFISGDFVSGSRHHTRVVNTDTLSVSNVIPFIASNMCGVSPNGSRFFLGSSTVSTSSNFYTHDYVHINTCMGSPLSSALTTDPLGAAIFITGTATERFNLDTAVRTHSIINGVARELAHSLYKAHSDRLYVSVSASNRVDIYDTSSNGLTFINSLAGISNPRGIAFHPTQPLAYVAELNNNRVRIIDTISETLVGTIDGFDLPDGLACTPDGKTLLVCNSGNNTVAVVSI, encoded by the coding sequence ATGAGCCTAGACAGTCACCTTACTGACCCACAACCCAACCAACTCCCTATGGTCATGCCATTGCAACCGCACGACCATTATAAAGATCTACAGGATATTGATCTGTCCGAACCGCAACGCCTGTTGCCCCAATACTTCATGCCTGCCCAAGCAACTCACGCAGTCAAGACCGCTCAAGACTTCGTCAACGTCCCTTTCGCCGAGCTGCCTCTGTACATTCCCGGGATGACGCAAAACGTAGAAGGCTTCGACGGCGGCATTAACAACGCCGCACTGGCGGTGCACCTGGACAACGGCCTGCTGTGTAACTTGCTGCCTTACTTGAACATGGCCGCCCTCGATTTCGTCGAGTTGTTTTGCGTGGATACCATCACGCCTGTGGCCACCTATAGCATCACTGAAGAGGATGCCAACACGGGCCGGATCATCCCGTTGTACATTCCTCGCACGCGGCTCACAGACGGGCCGGTCAGCCCAGTATTCATGCGGGTCACCAGTATCGGTGGTAACACCAATGAGACCGCTCGCTTCAGGCTGAAAGTGGACACCGTCCGCCCCGGTGGCCGCAACCCGGTGGCCAGCACCCTGCAAAATGAAAACCTGCCAAAACCCCTATTCCCGCAGGAAATCATCGATTTCGGTGTTTCGGAGGCGGACGCGCAACGCGGCGTTACCGTCACGTTCAAGTTCTACCCCGTGGACGATACCCAGGCCCCCAGCACCTATCGGGCGGCGCGTGACCGTATTCGCCTGAGCGTTGGTGGAGTGTTCGCGCCCATCCAGCCACTGACCGTGGACCAGGCCAGCGGTCGCGACGACATTTCGGTCGTGCTCTACTACGGATTCTGGCAACAAGTCGGCAGCGGCTCACGCGTTTGCGAATACGAAATCATAGATGAGGTGGGTAACGCGTCTGATGGTTGGTCTCCGGCGCAGTTGCTCAACGTGCAGATCAACGACGGTACCGAACCGTTATTGCCTGCAGCTTTTATCCTTGAGGCGCCGTCCGGTTCGCTTGACCACGATGCACTCAATGGCGCCCCGGCCAACTTTTTCATCAACACGCCCTCTCCGGACTTCATCGCCGGAGACATTGTTCGCGTGACCGTTAATGGGCGTGCGGCGGACGGAAGCGCCCTCATCACCACCTATGACTCAAGCGCTCTTGTCGGTGCCTCCTTTGTCATCATCCCCGGCCCCAATGCAGACCTGCGCAAGCTGATCGGCGGACGGTTGCAGCTTTCCTATGAACGTATCCGTCGCGATGTGCCCAACCGCGGGTCCCTGGGCACCATCGTGGAGGTGATCGGTACCCCTATCGAGACGGGCCTGCAGCGGCCTATCATCATCGACGCCAACAATGGGGTGCTTGACCCACAACTGCTGTTTGTCAACGTGGGGGTCCCGGTGTATGAAGGCCGCCAAGCATTCGACCTGGTGACACTGATCCTCGACGGCACCTATGCCAACGGCGATCGCTATTATCGGGAATTCGATAAAGCGGCAGGCACCGGCGTTATCCTGTTCAAACTCAACAATGGTCCAAACGGTGAGATCGCGAAACTTGAGGGAGGTACGCTCCGGTTCCTTTATAAAGTGACCAATGAAATTGGCACCCGCACCTCATTGGACGAGACGGTCAACGTCGGCCACGCCGTCGCCTCGTTGCCGGAACCTCTGGTGGAAGAAGCCCCCCCGCCGCAGTATCAATTCGACCCGGCCGTGTCTACCGGCGATACCCAGGTCGTGGTGAAGAGCCATAGCGACTTCAAGGCAGGTGATACCGTCGTCCTGTACTGCGAAGGAACCGCCGCCGGTGGCACCCAACCGCCCATACGCTTCCCGATATTAGGCTTCTGGGTAGACAGGGACCTGCCCTTTACGCTGGAGCGCAGGTACATCACGCCCAATATCAACCAAAGCATGCGCATCTATTACACCCGTGAACGCGACCACGCACTGACACGCTTCTCCCAGACCGTCACCATGGGAGTCGGTTCAAGGTTGGTACTGCAAGCCCCTACCGTAGTGGAAGCGACTGTGATTGGCGCCGATATTGCCTCGATCAACCCGCTGAATGTGCTGCCGCCCCAGCCACCTGTCGTGACCATCCGCGTGGTTACCGACCATCTTCCGCCGAGTGCAGACATCAAGCTGTTTATTGTTGGCAAACCAGGCGTTGGCACGCCCGACATCGCAGCAAAACCGGCCAGGCCCGAGCCGGGTACCAACTACGTCAGCTTTACCGTGCAGAACAATTTTGTCGGTGCGTACCTGGGCGAGGCGTGCAAGGTGTTTTACAACCTGGTGGAAATCGGCAAGTCGACCAAATCCGATGAATTGACATTGCAGGTCGAAGCGCTGCCAGCGCACGCGTTTGACTTGGTCAGTATTCCTGAGGCGAAAGATGGGGTCATCGATACCACAGTGACAAACACCGTGAGAATCGATAAATGGCCTTTTTTCCGCGCAGGACTGGCGGTGTGGATTGACCTGGATTCCGATGTCGACTTCAAGTTGCGCCCAGGCGACGCGGTAACCGCCGCGGAAGTCAGCGCTGGGCGGACACTGGATCAGATTCCGGCGGAGTATCTCGAGCAACTCAACGATGATGACGAAGTCTCGGTGAAAGCCTGGGTATCGCTGGATGGTTCCAGCAGCCTGGAGACGGCTACGTACTTTGGAGAGCGCAGTTACCGGGTTCGCAAGAGTCCGGGGGGGATTGTTCGTGAGATCGTGACAGGGAGCTTCCCGACTAAAATTGTGATCCATAAAGACGGCTCAAGGGCGTGCGTCCTCAACTCCGGTGATCGCACGATTGCAGTCATTGACCTCTCGACGTATGGCGTCAGAACAGTGGATTACGGTGCCACTCCTAGTGGATTGGCATTACACCCTACCGATTCAAGGCTGTTTATATCCGGCGACTTCGTCTCAGGCAGTCGACACCATACGAGGGTCGTTAATACCGATACTCTCTCCGTCAGTAACGTAATACCCTTCATCGCATCTAATATGTGTGGCGTCAGCCCCAACGGTTCGCGATTTTTTCTCGGCAGTTCTACTGTGTCTACATCTTCAAATTTCTATACCCACGATTATGTCCACATAAACACCTGCATGGGATCACCCTTGTCCTCTGCACTAACAACGGACCCACTAGGCGCCGCAATATTTATCACGGGCACTGCCACAGAGCGGTTTAACCTCGACACCGCAGTCCGTACACACTCAATCATCAATGGCGTAGCTCGAGAACTTGCCCATAGCCTCTATAAAGCACACAGCGATCGTTTGTATGTGTCCGTGTCAGCCTCTAACAGAGTTGACATCTACGACACCAGCAGCAATGGACTTACCTTCATCAATTCTCTCGCGGGAATAAGTAACCCACGTGGAATCGCTTTCCATCCGACTCAACCACTGGCCTATGTTGCGGAGCTAAACAACAACCGCGTCAGAATCATTGATACGATCAGCGAGACACTGGTCGGCACTATCGACGGCTTTGATCTACCCGATGGCCTGGCTTGCACCCCGGATGGTAAAACCTTGTTGGTGTGCAACTCTGGGAATAATACCGTAGCGGTAGTGAGTATTTAA
- a CDS encoding tripartite tricarboxylate transporter permease, which produces MDTFGYLGQGFGVALSPYNLVTALCGTLIGTVVGLLPGLGPINGVALLIPIAFALGLPPESALILLAAVYLGCEYGGRISSILLNIPGEASTVMTTLDGYPMARKGLAGVALSLSAWSSFIGAFIATCGMVLFAPLLAKWAIAFGPAEYFVLMVFAIVCLGGMAGDKPLKTFVAALIGLFLSAVGIDANSGVYRFTGDNIHLTDGIQFVVLVLGLFSISEILLLLEKTHRGQEAVKATGRMMFNLKEASAVFVVNIRCGLLGFIMGVLPGAGATLASAVAYMTEKRLAGASGKFGQGDMRGLAAPETAIGASACGALVPMLTLGVPGSGTTAVMIGALSLYNITPGPLLFQQQPDIVWGLIASLFIANIMLVILNIPMIRIFTRILAVPNWALVPVIAIITAIGVYAVHATTFDLFLMVGIGIFGYILRKLDFPLSPVLLGFILGGLMEQNLRRALSISNGDLQILWSSPITFGVWVLTALMLAFPLVRIYRKRALQRRAVADV; this is translated from the coding sequence ATGGATACTTTCGGCTACTTGGGCCAGGGCTTCGGCGTTGCACTGTCCCCTTACAACCTGGTGACCGCGCTGTGCGGCACCCTGATCGGCACCGTGGTCGGCCTGTTGCCAGGCCTGGGGCCAATCAACGGCGTAGCGCTGTTGATCCCCATCGCCTTCGCCCTGGGCCTGCCGCCGGAATCGGCGCTGATCCTGCTGGCAGCCGTGTACCTGGGCTGCGAATACGGCGGCCGTATCAGCTCGATCCTGCTGAACATCCCGGGCGAAGCCTCCACCGTGATGACCACCCTCGATGGCTACCCCATGGCCCGCAAAGGCCTGGCCGGTGTGGCCTTGTCGTTGTCGGCGTGGAGTTCGTTCATCGGCGCGTTTATCGCCACCTGCGGCATGGTGCTGTTTGCGCCGCTGCTGGCCAAATGGGCGATTGCCTTCGGCCCGGCAGAATATTTCGTCCTGATGGTGTTCGCGATTGTCTGCCTGGGCGGCATGGCCGGTGACAAACCCTTGAAGACGTTCGTGGCGGCGCTGATCGGTTTGTTCCTGTCGGCAGTAGGCATCGACGCCAACAGCGGCGTGTACCGTTTTACCGGCGATAACATCCACCTCACCGACGGCATCCAGTTTGTAGTGCTGGTACTGGGCCTGTTCTCCATCAGCGAGATCCTGTTGCTGCTGGAAAAAACCCACCGTGGCCAGGAAGCCGTGAAGGCCACCGGACGGATGATGTTCAACCTGAAGGAAGCGTCTGCCGTCTTCGTGGTTAACATCCGTTGCGGCCTGCTGGGCTTCATCATGGGCGTGTTGCCGGGTGCCGGTGCGACCTTGGCCTCCGCCGTTGCCTACATGACCGAAAAACGCCTGGCCGGTGCCAGCGGTAAATTCGGCCAAGGCGACATGCGCGGCCTGGCAGCGCCGGAAACCGCCATCGGCGCGTCCGCCTGCGGCGCGCTGGTGCCGATGCTGACCCTCGGCGTACCCGGTTCGGGTACCACGGCGGTGATGATCGGCGCGTTGTCGCTGTACAACATCACTCCAGGCCCGCTGCTGTTCCAGCAGCAACCGGACATCGTCTGGGGCCTGATCGCCTCGTTGTTCATCGCCAACATCATGCTGGTGATCCTCAACATTCCGATGATCCGCATCTTCACGCGCATCCTGGCTGTGCCGAACTGGGCGCTGGTGCCGGTGATCGCCATCATCACGGCGATCGGCGTATACGCGGTTCACGCCACCACCTTCGACCTGTTCCTGATGGTCGGTATCGGCATCTTCGGCTACATCCTGCGCAAGCTCGACTTCCCGCTGTCGCCGGTGCTGCTGGGCTTTATCCTCGGTGGCTTGATGGAGCAGAACCTGCGCCGTGCGCTGTCGATCTCCAACGGTGACCTGCAGATCCTCTGGTCGAGCCCGATCACCTTTGGCGTGTGGGTACTGACCGCGCTGATGCTGGCGTTCCCGCTGGTGCGTATCTACCGCAAACGTGCCCTGCAGCGTCGTGCCGTGGCCGATGTCTGA
- a CDS encoding Bug family tripartite tricarboxylate transporter substrate binding protein, translating to MTLSLRKLALAAGCMLFAGQLLAADEPKRPECIAPASPGGGFDLTCKLAQSALVNEKLLSKPMRVTYMPGGVGAVAYNAVVAQRPADAGTLVAWSSGSLLNLAQGKFGRFDESAVRWLAAVGTSYGAIAVKADSPYKSLDDLVKALKKDPGSVVIGSGGTVGSQDWMQTALIAKAAGINPRELRYVALEGGGEIATALLGGHIQVGSTDISDSMPHILSGDMRLLAVFSEQRLDEPEMKNIPTAKEQGYDIVWPVVRGFYLGPKVSDADYAWWKDAFDKLLASDEFAKLRDQRELFPFAMTGPELDTYVKKQVADYKVLAKEFGLIQ from the coding sequence ATGACCCTTTCACTGCGTAAATTGGCCCTCGCCGCCGGCTGCATGCTGTTCGCCGGCCAACTGCTGGCCGCCGACGAACCCAAGCGCCCGGAATGCATCGCCCCGGCCTCGCCTGGCGGTGGTTTTGACCTGACCTGCAAACTGGCGCAAAGCGCGCTGGTCAACGAGAAACTGCTGAGCAAGCCGATGCGCGTGACCTACATGCCTGGCGGCGTAGGCGCGGTGGCCTACAACGCCGTGGTCGCCCAGCGCCCTGCCGACGCCGGCACGCTGGTGGCCTGGTCCAGCGGTTCGCTGTTGAACCTGGCCCAGGGCAAGTTCGGTCGCTTCGATGAAAGCGCCGTGCGTTGGTTGGCAGCCGTCGGCACCAGCTACGGGGCTATCGCCGTGAAAGCCGATTCGCCCTACAAGAGCCTCGACGATCTCGTCAAAGCCCTGAAGAAAGATCCGGGCAGCGTAGTGATCGGGTCCGGCGGCACCGTTGGCAGCCAGGACTGGATGCAAACCGCCCTGATCGCCAAGGCCGCCGGGATCAACCCACGCGAACTGCGTTACGTAGCCCTCGAAGGCGGCGGTGAAATTGCCACCGCCTTGCTCGGCGGCCACATCCAGGTGGGCAGTACCGACATCTCCGACTCCATGCCGCACATCTTGAGCGGCGATATGCGCCTGCTGGCGGTGTTCTCCGAGCAGCGCCTGGACGAGCCGGAAATGAAGAATATTCCGACCGCCAAAGAGCAAGGCTACGACATCGTCTGGCCAGTGGTGCGCGGCTTCTACCTCGGGCCGAAAGTCAGCGACGCCGACTATGCCTGGTGGAAAGATGCCTTCGACAAACTGCTGGCCTCCGACGAGTTCGCCAAGCTGCGTGACCAGCGCGAGCTGTTCCCGTTTGCCATGACCGGCCCGGAACTGGACACCTACGTGAAGAAACAGGTGGCTGACTACAAAGTGCTGGCCAAAGAGTTCGGCCTGATCCAGTAA
- a CDS encoding tripartite tricarboxylate transporter TctB family protein: MLLQRIFAAALLLACAGLALMAWPYQASFSYEPVGPRAYPLLMLGLMSLALIYMLFRPQPTKHTVEEPALDRETLIKISVCVALLIVFAGTFEPLGFILSSMLIGIPMARLYGGRWLPSVVIVSLMAIGLYLLFDKAMDVPLPLGLLDVLEN, from the coding sequence ATGCTCTTACAACGCATTTTCGCCGCCGCGCTGTTGCTGGCCTGCGCCGGCCTGGCGCTGATGGCCTGGCCGTATCAGGCGTCATTTTCCTACGAGCCGGTGGGGCCTCGTGCCTACCCGCTGTTGATGCTCGGGCTGATGAGCCTGGCACTGATCTACATGCTGTTTCGCCCACAGCCCACCAAACACACCGTCGAGGAACCCGCGCTGGACCGCGAGACCCTGATCAAGATCAGCGTCTGCGTCGCGCTGTTGATCGTGTTCGCAGGCACCTTCGAACCCCTGGGTTTCATCCTCAGCAGCATGCTGATCGGCATCCCGATGGCGCGCCTGTATGGCGGCCGCTGGCTGCCCAGCGTGGTGATCGTGAGCCTGATGGCGATCGGTCTTTACCTGCTGTTCGATAAAGCCATGGATGTGCCGCTGCCCCTCGGCCTGCTCGACGTTCTGGAGAACTGA
- a CDS encoding AbrB family transcriptional regulator — protein sequence MSEVTFRHWWGTPLVGLAGGYLASLVGWPLPYMVGSLLAIILVRCLTPWQLAEIPGGRKCGQWVVGIGIGLHFTPVVIEQVMSHFGLIFFGALVTSLSSVVGVWLMRRSGEDRATAFFSSMPGGSGEMVNLGARNGAVLSRVAAGQSLRVLVVVLCVPAIFKYWLEGGTPQFHPAPVNWAWLAALFPIGALVAWGWQRLRQPNPWLFGPLLVSATASVAWDLHIGLPNGGSQIGQWLIGSGLGCHFNRQFFRRAPSFMGRTLIGTVLTMALATLAAMGLSALTHLDLRSLTLGMMPGGIAEMSLTAETLQLSVPLVTAMQVMRLLFVLFLAEPLFRRWNRRP from the coding sequence ATGTCTGAGGTCACCTTCAGACATTGGTGGGGAACACCGCTGGTCGGCCTGGCCGGCGGTTACCTGGCCAGCCTGGTGGGCTGGCCTTTGCCGTACATGGTCGGCTCGTTGCTGGCGATCATCCTGGTGCGTTGCCTCACTCCGTGGCAGTTGGCGGAGATACCCGGCGGGCGCAAATGCGGCCAGTGGGTGGTGGGCATCGGTATCGGCCTGCACTTCACCCCAGTGGTGATCGAGCAGGTCATGAGCCACTTCGGCCTGATCTTCTTCGGCGCGCTGGTTACCAGCCTGTCGAGCGTGGTTGGCGTGTGGTTGATGCGCCGCAGCGGTGAAGACCGCGCCACCGCGTTTTTCTCCAGCATGCCAGGCGGTTCCGGTGAGATGGTCAACCTCGGCGCACGCAATGGTGCCGTGTTGAGCCGTGTCGCGGCGGGGCAGAGTTTGCGCGTGCTGGTGGTGGTGCTGTGTGTACCAGCGATCTTCAAGTATTGGCTCGAAGGCGGTACACCGCAGTTTCATCCGGCGCCGGTGAACTGGGCCTGGCTGGCGGCGCTGTTCCCTATCGGTGCGCTGGTGGCCTGGGGCTGGCAGCGCTTGCGTCAGCCTAACCCTTGGCTGTTCGGGCCATTGCTGGTCAGCGCTACTGCCAGTGTTGCCTGGGACCTGCACATCGGGTTGCCCAACGGCGGCAGCCAGATTGGCCAATGGTTGATCGGCAGCGGCCTGGGCTGCCATTTCAACCGTCAGTTCTTTCGACGCGCGCCTTCGTTCATGGGCCGCACCTTGATTGGCACAGTGCTGACCATGGCGCTGGCAACGCTGGCGGCCATGGGCCTGAGCGCACTGACCCACTTGGACCTGCGCTCGCTGACCCTGGGCATGATGCCCGGCGGCATTGCCGAGATGAGCCTCACGGCCGAGACCCTGCAGCTGTCGGTGCCACTGGTGACGGCGATGCAGGTGATGCGGTTGTTGTTTGTGTTGTTTTTGGCCGAACCGTTGTTCAGACGATGGAATCGCCGGCCCTGA
- a CDS encoding response regulator, giving the protein MRVLLVEDHLQLAESVAQALKSTGLTVDVLHDGVAADLALSSEEYAAAILDVGLPRMDGFEVLARLRARGKNLPVLMLTARSDVKDRVHGLNLGADDYLAKPFELTELEARVKALLRRSVLGGERQQTCGVLVYDLDTRRFTVGGELMTLTSREQAVLEALIARPGRVMSKEQLASQVFGLDEEASPDAIEIYVHRLRKKLDGQPIAIVTFRGLGYLLEARDA; this is encoded by the coding sequence ATGCGTGTCTTGCTGGTTGAAGACCATCTGCAACTCGCTGAAAGTGTCGCCCAGGCGCTCAAGAGCACGGGTTTGACCGTTGACGTGCTGCACGATGGCGTGGCGGCGGACCTGGCCCTGAGCAGCGAGGAGTACGCCGCGGCGATTCTTGATGTGGGGCTGCCACGCATGGATGGTTTCGAGGTGCTCGCGCGTCTGCGGGCCCGTGGGAAAAATCTTCCGGTGCTGATGCTGACCGCGCGCAGTGATGTCAAAGACCGCGTGCACGGCCTGAACCTGGGGGCGGACGACTACCTTGCCAAACCTTTCGAGCTCACGGAGCTGGAAGCGCGGGTCAAGGCGTTGTTGCGGCGCAGCGTGTTGGGCGGGGAACGGCAGCAGACCTGCGGCGTGTTGGTCTATGACCTCGATACCCGCCGTTTTACCGTGGGCGGCGAGCTGATGACGCTCACCTCCCGCGAGCAAGCGGTGCTGGAAGCGCTGATCGCCCGTCCGGGCCGGGTGATGAGCAAAGAGCAGTTGGCCTCCCAGGTATTCGGCCTGGACGAAGAAGCGAGCCCCGACGCCATCGAAATCTACGTGCACCGCCTGCGCAAGAAACTCGATGGCCAGCCCATCGCCATCGTGACCTTTCGCGGCCTCGGTTATCTGTTGGAAGCCCGCGATGCATAA